The sequence ATGTCAGGGACCGGACTGTCCGGCTGTAGGCTAAATCACCAACCATGGCAATTTTAATGCCGTCAATATGGCCACACTCTTTTTTAATAGTATATAAATCAAGTAGTGCCTGGGTAGGATGCTGTCCTGGTCCATCTCCGGCATTAATAATTGGAACCGGTGAAACCTTAGCTGCCCGTTCGGCAGCACCGCTTTCGTAATGCCGTAAGACAATGACATCAACATAACTGCCAATTATGCGCACCGTGTCTTCTAATGATTCGCCTTTAGCAGTTGACGAGAATTCTCGGGCATTTTCAGTCGAGATTAACTCACCACCCAATTTGAGCATTGCGGCTTCGAAAGAAAGTCGGGTCCGGGTGCTTGGCTCATAGAAAACTGTGGCCATAAGTTTGCCCTTAAGGATCTCAGCACCGCCGTTGCGAGCGATCTTTTCCATTTCTTCGGTTTCGCGAAAAATTTCTTCTAAGGTTTTACGGTCAAATTGTTGGGCTTTAAGAATATGATTTAATTTCATACCTGGTTAGGATTAATCATATTTAATTCATTTTAGTGATGAATTATTTGACGATGATTGATAGGGGAATTAAGATCACATAACCGAAAACTAAAAGAATTGGTGCCAAAACCGTTGACCCCCGGGCCAAAAATATGTAGCCTAAGCCAATCGTAAAAATTCCAACTCCAAAGAGAATATAATTTTTCTTCGTAAATGCGATATTGGGTCTTAGTAAAACTTTCGGTTTTACTTTCTCTTTTATTGGTTTTGCTTTTTCTTTCATTAGCCAAAATATTAAGTTAAATTTTTCTGATTGTCAAGTTTTTGTTTAATAAATTCTAAAATTTCGGCTTGTCCTTCTTTGGGTAAAATTAAATGCACCCCGCGAAAGTTATCAAGAAAATTCCTGCGGGAAAACGGGCTTAAAACTATTCCGTTCCGGGTGAAATAATATTTTTTAAAATGCGTCCAGGGCAACCGGTTGGTTACAATTCGTTTATCAATGATTACTTCATTGTCGGTAAGGGTATATTGGGTTGGAAGAAAATAGGCGTTAAGGGTGATAAATAAAAATCCCCAAGCCACCAAAGTCAATACTAGTCCATAAAACTTAATGAAAAAGATACTTACTAAGAGTAAAAAAAGTCCGACCAGGATAGTCTTTTTGGGGTGTTCTTTAGCTAAATGGACTTGCCAGGATATGGTCATTGGGTTATAGCTTATGGGTCCGGTAGGACTCGAACCTACGACCCGCTGATTATGAGTCAGCTGCTCTAACCGAACTGAGCTACGGACCCAAATTTTTATAAATATCTTATCAAAATTATCATGATTGTCAAGAATTCCAGAATGAAGCATTATTAAATTAATTCCCCAGATTAGTATTTTGAAGCATCAATATATTATATGCCGGAGCCGAAATCAGTAATTAACCAGTATTCTAAATTCCTAATAAGTAGGATACACAGTGCCTAGACGGTACCCGATACGGCCTTGCGGTTTTAAGAAAAGTTAACTAAGCGATGACCCGAGCATCAATCATATGATTTATTGCCCTCAGCGTAATCGATAAAGTTCTTGGATACTTTGTTTAATTCCCCCATTAACTCCTTCCCGCAAGGATCCTCGAAAATCCTACCGGGTTAATTTTCTTGGTAATAAGTACCATATAAAAGATCTTGACAGTGTGTAATCGATCTTTAGAATATTAAAACAAGCTCAAAATATTAGGAGGGTTTATGGAGCTTTTAGATAAAGTAATTGATAGTGCTCAAGAAGTATTAAAAATTATCGGTCCGGGATACGGTGAGTCAGTTTACGAAGAAGCCCTAGCACATGAACTGCGGATCCGAGGTATTGCTTATGAACGCCAGCGCAATTTTGATGTGTTATATAAAGGCTATGCAGTAGGAAGCGCCCGAGCCGATTTAATTGTTAATCCCGTATGGGCTGGTGCCGGTGGTGAGGAGTTGGTATTGGAGTTAAAGACTACGAAAAACATCCAGGATGCCCATAAAAAACAAGCGCAGGTCTATATGGCATCTTTAAATATCCCTAATGGCGCAGTATTAAGTTTTAGCAAAGAAGTTCTTGTAGAAACTGTTAGTAAGCCAGAACGAAAATTTGAAACCAGACCAATTGCTCCAAAAAAATGTAAGGGCGGTGAAATTACTGTAATCCTTAGAGATGCCGCTAATGAGGTCTATCAGTATCTAGGAACAGAAATTCTTTATTACGGATCACAAAATGAAGGCAAAAAAATTTATACCAATGCTATTGGCGTAGAATTACGACTCAACGGGATTGAGTTTGTCGAAGGGACATATAATATTTTATATAAAAACCAAGTGGTCGATAAATATACCTTTGATTTTGTATTCAGCGACCGTATAGCAGCTAATATATTTGTACCAAAGAAAGATGTCAGTTTAGAAGAGGAGATTGATGAACTGAGTTTATATAAGAAACTATTTAATTTTAAGAAATGTTATCTGGTATCGTTTCCGAACAAAGAAAACGGCCAAGTAACAGTTGCGGAAGTTTAGAAGCTAATTAGTAGCTCGGCCGGCTAATTGGCCACAGGCGGCTAAAATTTCCGAACCCTTGCTTTTTCGGACAGTGACGCAGGATAGTTGAGGGTAAAGTTTATTAACAAAACTCAAGGTTTCTTTAAGGGTTGGGGCCTCAAAGCTACAATCAGGGAAGGGGTTAAACGGAATAATATTGATTTTACAGGGGATATTTTTTAGTAGCTTAGTAAGTCTTATGACATCAGCGTCGGTATCATTTAGGCCTTTAATTAACACATATTCAAAAGTGATTCGTTTTTGTTTGTGCTCGGTAAAATATTTAACTGCTGATAATAGTTCTTTAAGGGGATAACGCTTATTAATTGGCATTAGAATGTCCCGCAGTTTATCAGTTGTGGCATTTAACGAGATGGCTAGCTTAACCTGGAGCGGAACGTGAGTAAAGTCATAAATGCGGGGTACAATGCCGGCAGTCGATACAGTAATTTTTCGGGCCCCAATATTTAAGCCATAATCTGAATTCAAAATTTCGATTGCCTTTAAGACTTCAGAATAGTTTAGGAATGGTTCACCCATACCCATAAAAACCACATTAGTAATTCTCGCAGCTAATATCTTTTGGATTTGTAGCACCTGGTCAGCGATCTCATAAAACTTAAGATTTCTTATGAAGCTTATTTTGCCAGTATAGCAGATTTTACATTTTAAAGCACAGCCAATCTGACTAGAGACGCAAACGGTTTTTCGTGGACCGTCAGGAATAAACACCGATTCGATACAATTTTTATCTTCTAACTCAAATAAAAACTTTATCGCCCCATCGGAGGCTTCTTTATGTTCAAGAAGGGTTAGGCTACTGATATAATATTTACTGGCTAGTAGTTGGCGTCGTTCTTTGGAAAGATTTGTCATGGCATTGATATCCGTAACACCCTTTTGCCAAATCCACGAGAAGATCTGATCAGCGCGATATTTCTCCCAGCCCAATTTATTAATTTCGGTAATTAATTCTTCTAAGGTATAGGCTTTGAGATTTTTCATACTTGACTTTCTTTATGGATTCGTACCACCAGCCCAATCATTAGATATGAAATAATTAGCGAGGACCCCCCATAACTTAAAAACGGCAACGCAATGCCGGTAATCGGTAGTAGTCCTAAAACCATACCAATATTAACGACTACTTGATAACTCAATACCATAAAGATGCCGATAGCTACAAGTCGGGCAAATTCATTTTGGGCTTTTTGGGCAATTCTAAAGATATTATATAAAAGCGCGAAGTACAATCCTAAGGTAATTATTGCACCGATAAAACCAAATTCTTCAGATAGGGTGGAAAAGATAAAGTCAGTCTGCCGGTTCGGTAGAAATGCTAATTTTTTCTGAGTGCCAGAAAGAAAACCCTTACCAAAGATCCGACCAGAACCGATTGCGATTTGAGATTGAATCAGATTCCAACTCATACCTTTGGGATCAAGCCAGGGCGAGAGAAAACCGATAATACGGGCTTTTTGATAATCTTTAAGATTGGACCAAATAATCGGTGAGGAGAGTCCAGCCAAAATATTAATCATCAATACTACAATCCAACTCACAATTGTAATTCGTCGATAACTTATAACGGCGAAGGCAACAAAGTATAATATCCATAGATAAGTGGAAAAACCAAATACAAAACTAAATAGTGGTGAAAAGAGTAAAAAAACTTGAAAAATTGAGAATCCCTGCCAAACCATCATACCAGCTAAAATTGGTAAAAATATCAGACCACTACCCAGATCTGGTTCTAGAAAAACTAAGGCTGAATAAGCTAGGATAGCCAAAAGAGGAAGCAATAAATCCTTAGGTAGAAACTCAACTTTTTTATAAGCCCAGCGTTGAGCAATATATAAGATGATCGCCAACTTGGCCAATTCACTTGGTTGAAAATTGAATATACTCAAATCAAACCACCGACGGGCTGAGCCTTTTCCCAAAAACAATACTAAGATCAATAGAAGAAGTGTTATAAAAAAAATATGACTGCTAAAATTCTCCCAAAACCTAATCGGAATTTTGATTACTATAAATAAAAGTCCAATTCCAATTGTAGTCCAAAGCAATTCTCGTAGAAAATAAACATTTCCTCCAGCACTATAAATCGTTACTAATCCCACGATATTTAAGATTATAGCTAATATAATAACTGAGGGTATTGATAATTTATTCATGAGCTACGGAGTCGCGTTGTTGGAAATATTTTTTTATAAGTTCCCGCACAATTGGGGCTGCATAGGCTCCACCCTTGCCGACATTCTCGACAATTGCGCAAAACAGGACTTCAGGATTATTAGCTGGGGCATAACCAACAAACCAGGCATGATCGCGTCGGGGCGGATTTTCGGCTGTCCCAGTTTTGCCCGCAACACTTATGTCAGGAATAGATGCCCCCCAACCGGTGCCATATGATACAACATCACATAAGGCATTTTTTATGATTTCACAAGAATACTTCGAAACTGGTAATAGTTTTTTTTGTGGCTGGTAGCGATAGATAACCGAATCCGATTTTCGAATTTCTTTAAGAAGATGCGGCTGGTAGTATTCACCTTCTTGAGCTAGCGCACTGTAGATTAATGCTAATCGTAGCGGTGTGACTAAAATTTCTCCCTGTCCTACACCGTAATTAACCAGTAGCCCGGATGTCCAGCGATTTTTGCCATATTTGGTGTCGAGATAACTCCGGTTCGGAATATTACCACGTTTTTCTCCAGGTAAATCAATGCCTGTTTTTCGGTCAATTTCCCAAAAGGAAAGAAATTCGGAGTATTTATCAAGTCCTAATTTTAAGGCTAATTGATAAAAATAGACATTACAGGAATAAACAATAGCATCATGTAATATTAAAGAACCATGTTTTCCTAAGCACCGAAATATTCGGTTGCCAAAGTGAAATTCACCATAACAAGGATTAAATCGGGTGTTTTCACTGATGATATTTTTTTCTAAGGCCAGTAAAGAAATTGCCGGTTTTATAGTGGAACCTGGTGAATAGACTGCTGAAATTGCGCGGTTAATAAGCGGTGCTGATTTATCGCTGGTTAATCTTACCCACTCTTTATAAGGAATTCCTTTGGTTAATAATTCTGGATTAAAACTGGGATAAGAAACAAGACAAAGAACCCCGCCGTCTTTTAGGTCTAATCCAACTACAGCACCTCGTTGGTATTGACTTAATAATGTGTAGGCGAGTTTTTGAAGTTCGATATCAATTGTTAAAACAATATCACAACCCGGTTCCGGTAATATTTCACGTTTTTCGGGTATAGGACCAAGTTCTCGACCTAACGCATCAATTTCGGTATAGCGAATACCATCCTGACCCCGCAAATATTTTTCATAAATTGCCTCAAGACCATGCCGACCCACATAATGCCAAGGTTTATAAAAACTGTCAGATTTCAACTCCTCGCTCGTAATTTCACCCAGATAACCAATAATATGAGCCGATGTTTCGCTACAAGGATAGATTCGCACCGGTTCAATTTCAATTGTGACGCCTGGGAGTTCTGATAAAAGTTCCTCAATTTGGGAGGCAATTTGAATATCAATATCGCGTTTAACCTTTATGGGAGTCCTAAGATAGGTTTGGTCATGGATTAGAGTGTTTATTTTATTAGAATCCAGCTCCACAATTTTATTCAATTTCGTAATAGTTCTCAAATCGATTTCACAAGGTATTATTGAAAGAGCAAATGATGGGCGCGTATCAGCTAGGGGGTTATTATTGCGGTCTAAAATTTTCCCTCGAGCTCCAGGGGTGTAGACTTTTCGAATGTGATTGGCTTCTGATAATCGAAAATATCTTTGACCTTGAAAGATCTGTAGAGAGACCAGTTTTACTATAATAGCAATAAAACAAATTCCCAAGAAAATTAATAGAGACTTTCTTTGGGTACACTCGGCCATTTTCGAAGAATAATTCTTATGATTAAAAAATCTAATGGTATTGCAATACTCAAGAGAATTATAAAAGAGACAAGCCAACTTACGAAACGAATGTTGGTTTTAAGAATTAATAATCCTAACAAATATTTGGTAATTAAGGCTAAAGCAACAATTACTAAAAAGTAAATTCTATTATTGTATAAAGCTCGGCGTATATTACTTAAACTATAGGCAACCAGCACAAAAAATACTACATGAAACCCCAAATAAAGTGGTGCTGCTAAATCTAATAAAGTACCAGCCCAAAAAGCATTTATTAGCGCGTAATAAGGTTCATCATAAAGCGATAAGATTACGATCACTAAAAGTAAAATTTCCAAGGGAAGTTTAACTACAGCATATTGGAACATAAAGAAAAGATAAATAACAAGAAATCTTAGCAATAACCTCATCTGATTCGTGGTGTAGCTGGAATTTCAATTTGGACTTCCTGAATTTTACTAGCTTTTGCGCGAGGGAGATTAATTTTCTCAGTAGGGAATTCTTCAAGCAGGACTAAGACATTATCTAGGGTGGTAAAATTATTTGTCGGTGTTACCTCTACGTATTGAAAAAATTTAGTGGGATCCGGTTTAATATTACGAACAACACCGATTTTTAATCCCCGAGGAAAAGTTCCTCCAAGTCCTGAGGTTACAATTGTATCGCCAACTACAATGTCGCTTTCGGCAAATGCGTATTTAAATCGCAACAAGTGACGATGGTCATATTCAATAACTCCGACAACTTTACTTCTTAAGTTTATCGCACTAATTTTTAATTGTGGGCTAAGTGCAGTTTCAACTATTGCATTAAAGGGATTACAATCAAGCACCTTGCCAACTATGCCGAGCGGTGTAATAACCGGTAAGTCTTTCTTTATTCGATGGGTACTGCCCTTGTTAATAACCAGATATCTTACCATGGTTTCTTGATCACGACCGATTACTTGAGCCACAACTAAATTTTTTGATAAGTTAGTGATACTTTCTTGCTTTAGAGCCGATAATTCTTCTCGCAGTCGTGCATTTTCCAGCGTAAGTTCGCTAACCAGCAAGTTTAGTTTTTCTAACTCCTGGTTTTTCACTTTTATTTTGCCAATAATGTTATTAAGATAGTGAATCGGCCACATTAATATGAACCCAGGGTAACGGCCAATTATTAATTTAATTCTTTGAGGCATGAAAAACATTATTAATCCAATGATTAAAAAAGCCACAAATAATTTTTTACCCATTGTTATCTAGCGACTACCAACTAATTGGATATCTCAAGTTACAAGTAAATAGTTACTGTTATTGCGTTGGCAACAATAGCTTTTGATAGCGTGGGATATCTTCTAAAATTTTTCCGGCGCCCAGGACAACACAATCAATAGCGTTTTCAGCCACGTAAACTGGCAGATTAGTTTCTTCGTGGATAAGGATATCCAGTCCTTTGAGCAGGGAACCACCGCCGGCCATATAAATCCCCCGGTCAACGATATCCGAAGCGAGTTCCGGGGGGGTTTTCTCTAAAGCAGAATGAATTGCCGAAATAATTGCCGAAACTGGCTCTTCTAATGCTTCACGAATTTTAGAACTAGTCACTTTAATGGTTTTAGGAATACCGGTAATTACATCCCGGCCCTTTACCTCCATGGTTTCTTCTTTACCGGTAGCATAAGCTGAACCAATAGTTATTTTAATGTTTTCGGCAGTCTGTTCCCCAATAATCAAATTATAATTCTTTTTAACATAATTAATAATTGCCTCATCCATTTCATCACCAGCTACCCTTATTGAGCAGGAATTCACCACTCCAGATAAGGCAACAACAGCGATTTCAGTTGTGCCACCCCCGATGTCGATAATCATATTTCCGATCGGTGCTTCTACCGGCAAGCCAGCCCCCATAGCCGCCGCAATTGGTTCGGATACCAGATAAACTTCTCGAGCTCCAGTGGCCTCTACAGAATCGCGCACGGCTCTTTTTTCCACTTCAGTTGTGCCTGATGGTACACAGACAATAACTCTGGGACGTACAAATGGTTTCTTTTTCTGGACCATTTCGATGTAGTTTTTTAGCATGAGTTTAACAATACCGAAATCGGCAATTACGCCGTCTTTCATTGGCCGAACTGCTCGAATGCCTTCAGGGGTTCTGCCCAACATGCGTTTGGCTTCATTACCTACAGCAACTACTTTATGATTGACTTCATCGACAGCCACGATTGACGGCTCTCGTAACTGGACTCCCTTGCCTTTTACATAAATTAATGTCGAATAAGTACCTAGGTCAATGGCAATATCGTTGCTGAAGCGTTCTTTTATTCCCCGGAAAAAACCATCGATAAACATTGAGATAGTGTACTTAAAAAATTGTAAAAGTCAATAGCACTTACTAAGTTGCACACTTTAGGATGTAAAAATTTTTAAGTTGTAGTGCTAAAACAATTATTGACATTTGTTACATTTTCTTTTATGCTATTCCCTATGGCGCATGTTTATACACCGGGCTTGAAAGTTACTTCAAAAACTATTATAAGAAAAGAACGGCGACTGCCGCTTAAAGGACAAGTTTTAGTTAATAAAGGGCAAAAGGTAAAGGGAGAGGATATTGTTGCCCGGACATCGTTACCGGGTAATGTGACCACAGTAAATGTTGCTGGGCTATTGGGGGTTCCCCCGGAAGATATTAAGTTAATGATGGTAAAAAAAATTGGTGACCAAGTTGAAAAGAACGAGGTAATTGCTCAGTCTAAGGGATTTTTGGGGCTTTTTAAATCTACCGTAAAATCACCAATTGAAGGTATTATTGAAAGTATTTCAGAAATTACCGGCCAGGTTATTTTACGGGAACCCCCAAAACCAGTTGAAATTAAGGCGTATATTGACGGCGTCGTTTCAGAAGTGCTTCCCGAAGAAGGGGTAATAATTGAAACCCAAGCAAGTTTGATTCAAGGTATTTTTGGGGTCGGAGGCGAAACCCGAGGAATTATAAAAGTTTTAGCTAATTCACCAGATGAACCATTAACCGCCGAGGCAATAACCGAAGAGTGTAAAAACAAAATAATTGTTGGGGGGTCAATTGTTGATTTTCCAGCTTTACAAAAAGCACGAGAAATTGGTGCCAAAGGGGTAGTGGTAGGCGGTATAGAGGACGCTACCCTGAAGGCTTTTTTAGGATATGATATTGGTGTAGCAATCACCGGGCATGAGAATTGCGGCTTAACGATAATGGTTACCGAGGGATTTGGACGAATGCGCATGGCAAATCATACGTTTAAATTGATCAAGGAATTGAACGGCAAAATGGCCTCAATGAATGGTGCTACTCAAATCCGGGCCGGCGTAATTCGACCGGAGTTGATCGTTCCTATAGAAGATGGAACCGGAGTGCTTGAAGATAGCACTCGGATACTAGAGCGAGGGCTCGAAATTGGATCTATTGTGAGAATCATTCGGGAACCATTATTCGGGAAAATCGGCAAGGTGGTTGCACTTCCAGTAGAACTTCAACAAATCGAAACTGAGTCAAAAGTAAGAATATTAGAAGTTGAACTTGAAGATGGCAAGCGTGTAGTACTCCCTCGAGCTAATGTAGAAATCATTGAAGAATAAATTTAATTATGAGCGGGTATAAAAATTTTGGTTGGTTTATTATTATTTTATTAAGTGTAATATTACCACTTAATGGCTTTGTTTCTTTAAAAATTATTCCTTGCGCTCGGGAACAAAGTATGGGTGGGGTAGGTGCAAGCTCAGCAATTGGACCTCAAGGGATGTATTTTAATCCCAGTATTACGGCTGGTTTACAGACATTTGCGGTAGCCATGAATTATCAAAAGCGGTTTTTAGATACCTATGCTCAAAGCATATTTATTATAAGACCCCTGAAGAGTTTTAACGTAGGATTAGGGATCAGTATTTTTAATGCCGGAAAGGTTGAAGTACGACCACCTTATCCTACCACAGAGGCACTCGGTGAAATTAATCCAATAGATTTTACGGCATATCTTAATATAAGCCGAGAGATTAAAGCTGATAATAAATCCTTCAGATTTGGGATTTCACCTCGGATTTATTATTCTAAAATTGCTGAATATGACGCGTCTGGTTATGGGCTAGATTTAGGTATATTTTTCGCGCCGACGCCTAATTTTAGCTGGGGGGTATCTATACTAGATTTCGGCAGCGAAATTAAATATTATCGAACAAGTGATAATTTACCAACGCGTCTGGTTGGCGGTTTTGAATATTTTCTTGGTTGGCTGAGTGTTAAATCCTTTCCAAACGTAAAAATTAGTACCGATCTTAATTATTTCATATACGAACGTCAGGCTAATTTAAACATTGGTAGCGAATTTGACATTAATCGGAAATTTTTTATGCGTGCTGGTTATCGGTTAGGAAGTGGCAGTGAAACCTACACTTTAGGTCTAGGAGTTATAGCTGGTAAATTCCGGATCGATTATGCATTTATACCCTACTCGTTAAATTTAGGCGTTGGACACCATTTAAGTTTAGGAATGGGATACTAGTTACATGAAACAATATCTAGACTTTGAACATCCGATTGCAGAGCTAGAAAAACGAATTGAAGAGTTATCTGTTATTTCTGGATATGAAGATGAAGTTAGTAAACTTAAGAGTCAGGTTGAGAAACTTAAAACCCGAATTTATTCGAATCTATCACCATGGCAAAAGGTCCTTTTAGCCCGCCATCCAGCTCGGCCTTATACTTTAGATTATATTAATTTAATTACTAGTGAGTTTATCGAACTTTCCGGAGATCGTTATTTTGCTGATGATAAAGCAATTGTTGGGGGGCTAGCCAAAATTAGCGTTTCAGATTCTAAATTTATCTCACTAGTAATAATTGGTACCCAAAAAGGCCGTGAGACAAAAGAAAAGATCTACCGAAATTTCGGTATGCCCCACCCGGAAGGTTATCGCAAAGCTCTTCGATTA comes from candidate division WOR-3 bacterium and encodes:
- the pyrB gene encoding aspartate carbamoyltransferase yields the protein MKLNHILKAQQFDRKTLEEIFRETEEMEKIARNGGAEILKGKLMATVFYEPSTRTRLSFEAAMLKLGGELISTENAREFSSTAKGESLEDTVRIIGSYVDVIVLRHYESGAAERAAKVSPVPIINAGDGPGQHPTQALLDLYTIKKECGHIDGIKIAMVGDLAYSRTVRSLTYLLTKYQDITIYFVAPEVVKMRGDIKNYLNNHKIPFYEETDLLKVAAEVDVIYQTRIQKERFGENIEDFEKAKDKYIINKEVLSVMKPNAIVMHPLPRVNEITLECDEDPRAAYFRQAQNGLYIRMALLKMILIG
- the rlmN gene encoding 23S rRNA (adenine(2503)-C(2))-methyltransferase RlmN, which gives rise to MKNLKAYTLEELITEINKLGWEKYRADQIFSWIWQKGVTDINAMTNLSKERRQLLASKYYISSLTLLEHKEASDGAIKFLFELEDKNCIESVFIPDGPRKTVCVSSQIGCALKCKICYTGKISFIRNLKFYEIADQVLQIQKILAARITNVVFMGMGEPFLNYSEVLKAIEILNSDYGLNIGARKITVSTAGIVPRIYDFTHVPLQVKLAISLNATTDKLRDILMPINKRYPLKELLSAVKYFTEHKQKRITFEYVLIKGLNDTDADVIRLTKLLKNIPCKINIIPFNPFPDCSFEAPTLKETLSFVNKLYPQLSCVTVRKSKGSEILAACGQLAGRATN
- a CDS encoding FtsW/RodA/SpoVE family cell cycle protein — encoded protein: MNKLSIPSVIILAIILNIVGLVTIYSAGGNVYFLRELLWTTIGIGLLFIVIKIPIRFWENFSSHIFFITLLLLILVLFLGKGSARRWFDLSIFNFQPSELAKLAIILYIAQRWAYKKVEFLPKDLLLPLLAILAYSALVFLEPDLGSGLIFLPILAGMMVWQGFSIFQVFLLFSPLFSFVFGFSTYLWILYFVAFAVISYRRITIVSWIVVLMINILAGLSSPIIWSNLKDYQKARIIGFLSPWLDPKGMSWNLIQSQIAIGSGRIFGKGFLSGTQKKLAFLPNRQTDFIFSTLSEEFGFIGAIITLGLYFALLYNIFRIAQKAQNEFARLVAIGIFMVLSYQVVVNIGMVLGLLPITGIALPFLSYGGSSLIISYLMIGLVVRIHKESQV
- a CDS encoding rod shape-determining protein, producing MFIDGFFRGIKERFSNDIAIDLGTYSTLIYVKGKGVQLREPSIVAVDEVNHKVVAVGNEAKRMLGRTPEGIRAVRPMKDGVIADFGIVKLMLKNYIEMVQKKKPFVRPRVIVCVPSGTTEVEKRAVRDSVEATGAREVYLVSEPIAAAMGAGLPVEAPIGNMIIDIGGGTTEIAVVALSGVVNSCSIRVAGDEMDEAIINYVKKNYNLIIGEQTAENIKITIGSAYATGKEETMEVKGRDVITGIPKTIKVTSSKIREALEEPVSAIISAIHSALEKTPPELASDIVDRGIYMAGGGSLLKGLDILIHEETNLPVYVAENAIDCVVLGAGKILEDIPRYQKLLLPTQ
- the mrdA gene encoding penicillin-binding protein 2 yields the protein MAECTQRKSLLIFLGICFIAIIVKLVSLQIFQGQRYFRLSEANHIRKVYTPGARGKILDRNNNPLADTRPSFALSIIPCEIDLRTITKLNKIVELDSNKINTLIHDQTYLRTPIKVKRDIDIQIASQIEELLSELPGVTIEIEPVRIYPCSETSAHIIGYLGEITSEELKSDSFYKPWHYVGRHGLEAIYEKYLRGQDGIRYTEIDALGRELGPIPEKREILPEPGCDIVLTIDIELQKLAYTLLSQYQRGAVVGLDLKDGGVLCLVSYPSFNPELLTKGIPYKEWVRLTSDKSAPLINRAISAVYSPGSTIKPAISLLALEKNIISENTRFNPCYGEFHFGNRIFRCLGKHGSLILHDAIVYSCNVYFYQLALKLGLDKYSEFLSFWEIDRKTGIDLPGEKRGNIPNRSYLDTKYGKNRWTSGLLVNYGVGQGEILVTPLRLALIYSALAQEGEYYQPHLLKEIRKSDSVIYRYQPQKKLLPVSKYSCEIIKNALCDVVSYGTGWGASIPDISVAGKTGTAENPPRRDHAWFVGYAPANNPEVLFCAIVENVGKGGAYAAPIVRELIKKYFQQRDSVAHE
- the mreC gene encoding rod shape-determining protein MreC, whose amino-acid sequence is MGKKLFVAFLIIGLIMFFMPQRIKLIIGRYPGFILMWPIHYLNNIIGKIKVKNQELEKLNLLVSELTLENARLREELSALKQESITNLSKNLVVAQVIGRDQETMVRYLVINKGSTHRIKKDLPVITPLGIVGKVLDCNPFNAIVETALSPQLKISAINLRSKVVGVIEYDHRHLLRFKYAFAESDIVVGDTIVTSGLGGTFPRGLKIGVVRNIKPDPTKFFQYVEVTPTNNFTTLDNVLVLLEEFPTEKINLPRAKASKIQEVQIEIPATPRIR
- a CDS encoding GxxExxY protein; translation: MELLDKVIDSAQEVLKIIGPGYGESVYEEALAHELRIRGIAYERQRNFDVLYKGYAVGSARADLIVNPVWAGAGGEELVLELKTTKNIQDAHKKQAQVYMASLNIPNGAVLSFSKEVLVETVSKPERKFETRPIAPKKCKGGEITVILRDAANEVYQYLGTEILYYGSQNEGKKIYTNAIGVELRLNGIEFVEGTYNILYKNQVVDKYTFDFVFSDRIAANIFVPKKDVSLEEEIDELSLYKKLFNFKKCYLVSFPNKENGQVTVAEV
- a CDS encoding PorV/PorQ family protein; this translates as MSGYKNFGWFIIILLSVILPLNGFVSLKIIPCAREQSMGGVGASSAIGPQGMYFNPSITAGLQTFAVAMNYQKRFLDTYAQSIFIIRPLKSFNVGLGISIFNAGKVEVRPPYPTTEALGEINPIDFTAYLNISREIKADNKSFRFGISPRIYYSKIAEYDASGYGLDLGIFFAPTPNFSWGVSILDFGSEIKYYRTSDNLPTRLVGGFEYFLGWLSVKSFPNVKISTDLNYFIYERQANLNIGSEFDINRKFFMRAGYRLGSGSETYTLGLGVIAGKFRIDYAFIPYSLNLGVGHHLSLGMGY